Proteins from a genomic interval of Ralstonia wenshanensis:
- a CDS encoding M3 family metallopeptidase, whose translation MTDISPKVATPANNPLLDFSGLPRFADIRPEHITPAVDVLLERAASAVAQVKDPATPVSWNTVVTALEEGTEPLGRAWGIVSHLSAVADTPELREAHAANLPRVTEFWSGLGQDLELFEKYKAIADSAEYATLSPARKKLLENELRGFRLGGAELPEDQKPRFAAIQEQQAQLTKAFSDHVLDATNAYALVIDDEARLAGLPDDAKQAAQEAARRDNPDATGWKFSLHFPSYFPVLQYADDRALRRTLYEANVTRASELGAQYGGGKAEWDNTANMAEQLTLRTEEAHMLGYRNFGEVSLVPKMADSPEDVLRFLGELADRARPFAEKDWEELQAFAKTTLGIDKLEPWDMAYASEKLREARYAFSEQEVKQYFPEPAVLDGLFNVVQTLFSVKIQPEAAEVWHPDVRFFRVESAQGELLAQFYIDLYAREGKRGGAWMDDARGRKLLGEAGVQTPVAYLTCNFSGPVGNKPALFTHDEVITLFHEFGHGLHHMLTQVDELGVSGINGVEWDAVELPSQFMENFCWEWEVLSRMTRHVNSGEPLPRKLYDSMLAAKNFQNGMATLRQIVFSTFDMHLHTDFDPKGTTSVLELSRQINNRFHVVPQAELSRWPNTFSHIFAGGYAAGYYSYKWAEVLSADAYAAFEEASKLGGSVLDAETGARYRREVLAVGGSRPAIESFTAFRGRAPSIDALLRHGGMMAEAA comes from the coding sequence ATGACCGACATTTCGCCCAAGGTTGCTACCCCGGCCAACAATCCGCTGCTCGATTTTTCTGGTCTGCCGCGCTTTGCGGACATCCGTCCCGAACACATCACGCCGGCCGTCGACGTACTGCTTGAGCGTGCCGCATCGGCGGTGGCGCAGGTCAAGGACCCCGCCACGCCTGTCAGCTGGAACACCGTCGTCACCGCATTGGAAGAGGGGACCGAGCCGTTGGGCCGCGCCTGGGGCATCGTCAGCCATCTGAGCGCCGTCGCCGACACGCCGGAACTGCGCGAAGCCCATGCCGCCAATCTGCCGCGTGTGACCGAGTTCTGGTCGGGCCTGGGTCAGGATCTGGAGCTGTTCGAGAAGTACAAGGCGATTGCCGACAGCGCCGAATACGCCACGCTGTCGCCCGCACGCAAGAAGCTGCTTGAGAACGAACTGCGCGGTTTCCGCCTGGGCGGGGCAGAGCTGCCCGAAGACCAGAAACCGCGCTTTGCCGCCATTCAGGAGCAGCAGGCGCAACTGACCAAGGCGTTCAGCGACCACGTCCTGGATGCGACCAACGCCTACGCGCTCGTCATCGACGATGAAGCGCGGCTCGCCGGCCTGCCCGACGACGCCAAGCAGGCGGCACAGGAAGCGGCTCGACGCGACAATCCCGACGCGACGGGCTGGAAGTTCTCGCTGCATTTCCCGTCGTACTTCCCGGTGCTGCAATACGCAGACGATCGCGCGCTGCGCCGCACGCTGTACGAAGCCAACGTCACGCGCGCATCCGAACTTGGCGCCCAATACGGCGGCGGCAAGGCCGAATGGGACAACACCGCCAACATGGCTGAACAGCTCACGCTGCGCACTGAAGAAGCGCACATGCTCGGCTATCGCAATTTCGGCGAGGTGTCGCTCGTGCCGAAGATGGCCGATTCGCCCGAAGACGTGCTGCGCTTCCTGGGTGAGCTGGCCGACCGCGCCCGTCCGTTTGCCGAGAAGGATTGGGAAGAGCTGCAGGCCTTTGCCAAAACCACGCTCGGCATCGACAAGCTCGAACCGTGGGACATGGCCTACGCCTCGGAAAAGCTGCGCGAGGCACGCTACGCATTCTCCGAGCAGGAGGTGAAGCAGTATTTCCCGGAACCCGCCGTGCTGGATGGCCTGTTCAATGTCGTGCAAACGCTGTTCTCGGTGAAGATCCAGCCGGAGGCGGCTGAGGTATGGCACCCGGACGTACGCTTCTTCCGCGTCGAATCTGCCCAGGGCGAATTGCTCGCACAGTTCTACATCGACCTGTACGCGCGCGAAGGCAAGCGTGGCGGCGCGTGGATGGACGACGCGCGCGGCCGCAAGCTGCTGGGCGAAGCAGGCGTGCAAACCCCGGTGGCCTACCTCACCTGCAACTTCTCCGGCCCGGTCGGCAACAAGCCCGCGCTGTTCACCCACGACGAGGTGATCACCCTCTTCCACGAGTTCGGCCACGGCCTGCACCACATGCTCACACAGGTGGATGAGCTGGGCGTCTCGGGCATCAACGGCGTGGAATGGGATGCGGTGGAGCTGCCGTCGCAGTTCATGGAGAACTTCTGCTGGGAATGGGAAGTGCTCTCGCGCATGACGCGCCACGTGAATTCCGGCGAGCCGCTGCCGCGCAAGCTGTACGACAGCATGCTGGCCGCGAAGAACTTCCAGAACGGCATGGCGACGCTGCGCCAGATTGTGTTCTCGACGTTCGACATGCACCTGCATACGGACTTCGACCCCAAGGGCACGACGTCGGTGCTGGAGCTGTCGCGCCAGATCAACAATCGCTTCCACGTGGTGCCGCAGGCCGAGCTGTCGCGCTGGCCGAACACGTTCAGCCACATCTTTGCGGGCGGCTATGCGGCGGGCTATTACAGCTACAAGTGGGCCGAGGTGCTGTCAGCAGATGCCTATGCGGCTTTTGAAGAGGCCAGCAAGCTGGGGGGCTCGGTGCTCGATGCGGAAACCGGCGCACGCTATCGCCGTGAAGTGCTGGCCGTTGGCGGCAGCCGCCCGGCCATCGAATCGTTTACGGCCTTCCGCGGTCGCGCACCCAGCATCGATGCACTGTTGCGCCATGGCGGCATGATGGCGGAAGCCGCGTAA
- the xth gene encoding exodeoxyribonuclease III produces MRVATWNVNSLKVRLPHVLQWLAEREADATPIDLLCLQELKLPDDRYPLAELDAAGYSSLFTGQKTYNGVAILARKASVPEGRDVVKNIPGFADDQQRIVAATYDVDGGPVRVISAYIPNGQALDSDKFVYKLRWLEALQAWLTSEMAANPRLMLLGDFNIAPEDRDVHDPKKWEGQNLVSPEERAAFRAMQGAGLVDAFRMFEQEDKLFSWWDYRMFGFKRNAGLRIDHIMLSPELAKLCESCHIDRVPRTWEQPSDHTPVVAALRSA; encoded by the coding sequence ATGCGTGTCGCAACCTGGAACGTTAACTCTTTGAAGGTCCGCCTACCGCACGTGCTGCAATGGCTGGCCGAGCGCGAAGCCGACGCAACGCCCATCGACCTGCTCTGCCTGCAGGAACTCAAGCTGCCCGACGATCGCTATCCGCTGGCCGAGCTGGACGCCGCCGGCTATTCATCGTTGTTCACAGGTCAGAAGACGTACAACGGTGTCGCCATCCTTGCGCGCAAGGCGTCGGTGCCTGAAGGCCGCGATGTGGTGAAGAACATCCCCGGTTTTGCCGACGATCAGCAGCGCATCGTGGCCGCCACGTATGACGTGGACGGTGGCCCGGTCCGCGTGATTTCTGCCTACATTCCGAACGGGCAGGCACTCGACTCCGACAAGTTCGTCTACAAGCTGCGCTGGCTGGAAGCACTGCAGGCGTGGCTGACGAGCGAGATGGCGGCAAACCCACGACTGATGCTGCTGGGAGATTTCAACATCGCCCCCGAAGACCGGGATGTGCACGACCCGAAAAAGTGGGAAGGCCAGAACCTGGTGTCGCCGGAAGAACGCGCGGCGTTTCGTGCGATGCAAGGCGCCGGGCTGGTCGATGCCTTCCGCATGTTCGAGCAGGAAGACAAGCTGTTCTCATGGTGGGATTACCGCATGTTCGGCTTCAAGCGCAATGCCGGCCTGCGGATCGACCACATCATGCTGTCGCCTGAGCTCGCCAAGCTGTGCGAGTCGTGCCATATCGACCGCGTGCCGCGCACGTGGGAGCAGCCCTCAGACCACACCCCCGTCGTCGCCGCCTTGCGCAGCGCATAA
- the hpaR gene encoding homoprotocatechuate degradation operon regulator HpaR: MASAFKHRNLPHLLLRARETFMARFRPILREHGITEQQWRVLRTLNDTGDMEPNQLADACLILSPSLTRMLAAMEQSEMIVRTKSSVDQRRQVISLTPKSRQFLADVEPQVDAEYARIEAQLGRARLDALYAAIDESIHVMETHTPMGRFTGDE; encoded by the coding sequence ATGGCTTCTGCTTTCAAGCACCGCAATCTTCCGCATCTCCTGCTGCGCGCCCGTGAGACCTTCATGGCGCGCTTTCGGCCGATCCTGCGCGAGCACGGCATCACCGAGCAGCAATGGCGCGTGCTGCGTACGCTCAACGATACCGGCGACATGGAGCCCAACCAGCTCGCCGATGCATGTCTGATCCTGAGTCCGAGCCTGACGCGCATGCTGGCCGCAATGGAACAGTCCGAGATGATCGTGCGGACAAAGTCGTCGGTGGACCAGCGCCGGCAGGTGATTTCGCTCACGCCCAAGAGCCGCCAGTTCCTGGCCGATGTGGAGCCGCAAGTGGATGCGGAATACGCACGCATCGAAGCGCAGTTGGGCCGCGCACGGCTGGACGCGCTCTACGCCGCCATCGACGAATCGATCCACGTCATGGAAACGCACACGCCGATGGGGCGTTTCACTGGCGACGAGTAA
- the hpaI gene encoding 4-hydroxy-2-oxoheptanedioate aldolase has product MQLPVNNFKRALAERRPQIGLWLAMTHPYPAEIVAGAGFDWLLIDNEHAPNQLQSTLAQLQAVAPYASHPIVRPAWNDPVEIKRLLDIGAQTLLVPMVQNADEARAAVESMRYPPNGIRGVGSALARASRWNRVDDYLHQADAQMCTLIQVETAESLEHLDAILAVQGVDGVFIGPGDLAASMGHLGAPGHPEVRNAIDGAIRRIVASGKAAGILSADQAQAKHYLSLGATFVAVGTDVTLLARSAEQLAQAFRAEDAAKPQAGGSVY; this is encoded by the coding sequence ATGCAGCTTCCGGTGAACAACTTCAAGCGTGCGTTGGCAGAACGCCGGCCGCAGATTGGCCTGTGGCTCGCAATGACGCATCCGTACCCGGCAGAGATCGTGGCCGGTGCCGGCTTCGACTGGCTGCTGATCGACAACGAGCATGCCCCGAACCAACTGCAATCGACACTCGCGCAATTGCAGGCGGTTGCGCCGTATGCATCGCATCCCATTGTGCGGCCCGCGTGGAACGATCCGGTCGAGATCAAGCGCCTGCTCGATATCGGCGCGCAGACCCTGCTCGTGCCGATGGTCCAGAACGCCGACGAGGCGCGTGCCGCCGTCGAATCGATGCGCTATCCCCCGAACGGAATTCGCGGCGTTGGCAGTGCGCTGGCGCGCGCATCGCGTTGGAACCGCGTGGACGATTACCTCCACCAGGCCGACGCGCAGATGTGCACGCTGATTCAGGTCGAAACTGCTGAGAGCCTGGAGCATCTCGACGCGATTCTTGCCGTGCAAGGCGTCGACGGCGTCTTCATTGGCCCTGGTGATCTCGCGGCATCCATGGGGCACCTCGGCGCGCCGGGGCATCCGGAAGTCCGCAACGCGATCGACGGCGCGATTCGGCGCATCGTTGCGTCCGGAAAGGCGGCGGGCATTCTGTCGGCCGACCAGGCGCAGGCGAAGCACTATCTGTCGCTCGGTGCGACCTTCGTGGCGGTGGGAACGGATGTCACGCTGCTGGCGCGTAGCGCCGAACAGCTGGCCCAGGCATTCAGGGCGGAAGACGCTGCCAAGCCGCAGGCGGGCGGCAGCGTGTATTGA
- the hpaH gene encoding 2-oxo-hept-4-ene-1,7-dioate hydratase yields MLDTTTIQAIARRLHQAEIDRRQIRQVSLDYPDITIDDAYAIQREWVAMKLATGRRLKGHKIGLTSRAMQQSSQIDEPDYGALLDDMFFAEGSEIPASRFIVPRVEVELAFVLGKRLEGPEVTLFDVYDAVDHVIPALEIIDARSQSIDPDSGRPRKVFDTIADNAANAGVVMGGRPIRMRDVDLRWVSAIFSRNAVIEETGVAAGVLNHPANGVVWLANKLAPHGGALEPGQVILGGSFTRPVPARPGDTFHCDYGPFGSIACHFV; encoded by the coding sequence ATGCTCGACACCACGACCATCCAGGCCATCGCGCGCCGCTTGCACCAGGCCGAGATCGACCGCAGGCAGATCCGCCAGGTTTCGCTTGACTACCCCGACATCACCATCGACGATGCCTACGCCATTCAGCGCGAATGGGTCGCGATGAAGCTGGCGACGGGGCGGCGCCTGAAGGGCCACAAGATCGGCTTGACGTCGCGCGCCATGCAGCAGTCTTCACAGATCGACGAGCCGGACTACGGCGCGCTGCTTGACGACATGTTCTTTGCCGAGGGCAGTGAGATCCCCGCCAGCCGCTTCATCGTGCCGCGCGTGGAGGTGGAGCTTGCCTTCGTGCTCGGCAAGCGGCTGGAAGGGCCGGAGGTGACGCTGTTCGATGTGTACGACGCGGTGGACCACGTGATACCGGCGCTGGAGATCATCGACGCGCGTTCCCAATCGATCGATCCGGACAGCGGGCGTCCGCGCAAGGTGTTCGACACAATCGCCGACAACGCCGCCAATGCCGGGGTCGTGATGGGCGGCCGACCCATCCGTATGCGCGATGTGGACCTGCGCTGGGTCAGTGCGATCTTTTCACGCAATGCCGTCATCGAAGAGACGGGCGTGGCGGCCGGCGTACTGAACCACCCGGCCAACGGTGTCGTGTGGCTTGCCAACAAGCTGGCGCCGCACGGCGGGGCGCTGGAACCGGGCCAGGTGATCCTTGGCGGATCGTTCACGCGGCCAGTGCCGGCGCGGCCGGGTGATACATTTCATTGCGATTACGGTCCATTTGGCAGCATCGCCTGCCATTTTGTCTGA
- a CDS encoding 5-carboxymethyl-2-hydroxymuconate Delta-isomerase, whose amino-acid sequence MPHVIVEYTNNLGDDARIPQLLQTINETLMAQNGVFPTGGIRSRAIKLTDYRVADGKEDDAFVHVTLKIAAGRTPEVKKAACDALFEAIKAHFSEAFARRYLALSMELTEFDEGGSYKHNNIHARFRKA is encoded by the coding sequence ATGCCGCATGTGATCGTCGAATACACCAACAACCTGGGCGACGACGCCCGTATCCCGCAATTGCTGCAGACGATAAACGAGACGCTGATGGCGCAGAACGGCGTGTTTCCGACTGGGGGTATCCGCTCGCGCGCCATCAAGCTGACCGACTACCGCGTGGCCGACGGCAAGGAGGACGACGCCTTCGTCCACGTCACGCTCAAGATCGCAGCGGGCCGTACGCCCGAGGTCAAGAAAGCCGCGTGCGATGCGCTGTTCGAGGCAATCAAGGCGCATTTTTCGGAAGCCTTCGCGCGCCGCTATCTGGCGCTGTCGATGGAGTTGACCGAGTTCGACGAGGGCGGCAGCTATAAGCACAACAACATCCACGCGCGCTTTCGCAAGGCTTGA